The Fusibacter sp. A1 DNA segment CTGACAGTTCCTTCAGAAGAAAACCTCATGCGTTCAAATTCCTCCTGATAGCTGCTAGATGTAATTCTAAAGGCAGCTAAAGGACCTATCTGACTTTGATTGGCTTGATCTTGACGAGGTCTTTCCTTGCCATGGCCTTTATGAAGCCCCCTGCCCTTATAGGTCTTGATCTTATCAAGCTCGCTTACACTCTCGTCCTCTTCGCGACTGACTAAGCTGAACCTGAAGGGACGACCTAACACATGGGTTACAAATTTTTCTAACAGTTCTATTTTTCTTAAGTCTTCCTCACTATAATGAATGGAAAACTCATTTTCAACATCACTTTCCAGTAACCTGACACCTTCTTCTGATATTGAAAGATTGTCTGTTTGTTCGGGCACACGAAGTTGCACCTGCAGACTGGTTGTTTTCTGTTCCCGATAGGTCAGTTGACTCATCGCTTGTTGCCTGATTTGAAAATCAGCAATTTTCATATCATCACCTCCTTGACACACTACACACGGAATCCATTCCTTATGCGGTCTATCGGCAAGAATTGTGATATGTTTAGGCCTCTTTTCAATTTTTTTAAAGTGACACAAACATCATTTATGCGGCATTTGCCGATTCGTAAACTCTCTCTTTTTCTTCTTTTCCAGTCAACCATTCGATCGCAAAGGCCATGAGCGTGATACCGACAAGGTTCATCATAAATCGTGTCAGTGTGAACTTGAGTCCTAGATTGGATGTTTCAAAAAGGATGAGGGGAAGTTTTGTCGAAGACCATGCTCCGATAAAGATCAGCACGTTTGAAAATTTGCTTCCCTTTTTCATTAAAATAGTAGCGACAGGAAAAGCCGCATATAAAGGACCTGCCGTAAAGGACCCCATAAAGAAAGCCAGCAACATTCCTTTTATTCCAGATCCTTCACCCATGTATCTGATAAGTGTCTCACGCGGTACCCATACATCGAAAAGGCCGATGAGTAGAAAGATAGGTGGCAGCACCTTCAACATTTCGCCGAAATTGTCTACCGTATTTCTAGCGGCTGTGATGCCTATGTCTCGACTGAAGACAAACAGCAGAAGATTGATGAAGGCAAATACGATAAATGCCTTATAGGTCTTAATCAGGTTCATCATAAAAGTCCTCCAATAATCAAAGCGACAACAAAGGAATACACAAAGGCCATTCCGTTTCTTAAAAGTGCGACTTTCTTACCAACTGTTTTTGACTCAAG contains these protein-coding regions:
- a CDS encoding permease; its protein translation is MMNLIKTYKAFIVFAFINLLLFVFSRDIGITAARNTVDNFGEMLKVLPPIFLLIGLFDVWVPRETLIRYMGEGSGIKGMLLAFFMGSFTAGPLYAAFPVATILMKKGSKFSNVLIFIGAWSSTKLPLILFETSNLGLKFTLTRFMMNLVGITLMAFAIEWLTGKEEKERVYESANAA